CGTGCCCGAAAAGAAGGAGTGGAAGCACCTCGTTACGTTCTCGACGCTCACGAAGGGCGAGTTGCTCAGGGGCTACTACTCGTTCGTGGAGGACTTCCGCCGCAACAAGGTGTCCACCACAAAGGAACGGCGCGCGGGCTTCGGCGGCGGGTGGGTGAAGACCACCAAGGGCGAATGGGTGTCACTCGACAAAGCGCGCTTCACCGCAGACTCCAACCCCGTGCTGAACATCGACGCGGGCGCGACCTCGGGCCGCTACTTCCTCGCGACGGGCGGCGACATCGAGAACAAGACGACCAAATTGCGGGAGCCAATCACCCGCGACAAAGAGAAGACCGAAACGAAGCCGCCCGCGGACCTGCCGAAGTGGGAGTGAGGTGGGCGGAGTATTCACCGCAGAGGGCGCGAGAGGGCGCGGGGAAAAGAACAGAAGGCGAGTATTGATCCCCGTCGGGACCAGTATCGAGGAACGCGCTACAACCGTAGCGCGTTCAATCACCGGGAACCGGAAGCAACTGTGCTCTCAGTTGCCGCTGAGTTTTGGAGCCGGCCTCTTTCGCAATTCGGCCCGCAACCAGCGAATTTCAAATAACGCGACGCAAAGCCCCAGTACCAACACCGCGATCGCAACGTAGAGCCAAAATTCCATCGACTGGTCCGCAGGCGAAAACGGTGGGGACGCCGGGCGCGAGGGGAACAAGTCGAAGTTAGCCGTCTGATGAACCGTCGTGGGGGGAATGGCCTGCGCGGTACCGAACCGGTACCCGTCCGCGTCAACGCGAAACTGCATTCCCGTTGTCTGATCGTCGCACAGACAGCCCTCGATACCGGGAATCCGAAACGCTTCGTTCGGAACTGGGCGATTGACCCGGACCTCGGACAGGTTCCTTCGGGTGTGCTGCTTGAGTTCCCCGGCCTCGAACGAGCGCCTCTCGATCCGCGCCGGGAAAAACTGGCCGGGGTTCGGTTCGACGAACTCCGAGACCTCGTCTTCGTGCCGGTGGCGGAGCTGGTCGGCCGGGTGCTCGATCCGTTTGCGGATCAAGTAATTGTGTTTCGGGCTGAACCAAAACTCGTAGACACACTTGTCGTTCTCTAGCACGACCCGGATTTCGCCGGACGGTCCACCGGACTGCCCCGGGAGACGTTCAACAGAACGGATCTTGTGAGGTTGTTGCAACAAGCCATGAAAAGGCTGGAACCCGAAGTCGCGTGACCAGTGCTCGAAGAGCACCGCCAGACCGTAACCACGTTGAAACTCCGACCTCGATTCGGACGTTACCTCGAGGCTCTTATCGGGCTCGTTCTTCTTCGGCGTCGTTGCCCTTATCAACTGGCCGAAACGAAACAGCTCATCAATTGTCCGCCCGTTCGAGTAAAGCGATCGGGTTCTCCGGGCATCGGGTGACTGCCAATACTGGCCCGGGCCGATTTCGTGCGACGATTCCACCGGGCCAACGATACCCAGCCCGTGCCCCACATTTTCGTAGTGGAGTTCCTCGTTCTTCAGTTGCTTCCATTCGTAGGTGTAAGTCACGGTGCGGATCGCTTCGAGCGCGGCCCGGTGGCGGTCGCGCGCGTCTTCGAGCAACGGCTTCGTGTTCGGTACCGAGGTGGTGATCGGGCCAAGGACAATAAGAAGTGTCAGCGCCATTAACACGTACCGGCCCTCGCGCATGGGGATTTCGCGTGTGAGGGGCGGCGCGAATCGGCCGCCAGAGTTCCGAAGCACAACGGAACTCTGGCGGCCGCGTTTGTGAAGTTGTCAGAAAGAAAAAGCCGCGCCCGCGACGATTCGCGAGCACGGCCCCACTTCGGTTCACGAGCCTATTTCACTCTTCCAGGAACTTCTTGAACTCGACCTGGTAGCAGGTCGTGTTGCTGTTCCCGCAGAAGAGGTACTTCCCGTCCGGGCTGAACGCGAGCGACTGCACCGGGCAGTCGAACGCGCGGGCCACGAGGTGCCGGCCGCTGAGCACGTCCCACGCGCGCACGGTGCCGTCGTCGCCGCCGCTGAGCAGGTAGCTCCCGGTCGGGTCGAACACCACCACGTTGATGTTCTGCTGGTGCCCGCCGAACACGAACACCGTGTGCTGCGTCTCCGCGTCCCACACGTACACCGCGTCGTCGAGCCCGGCGCCCGCGAGGTACTTGCCCTGCGGGTCGAACGCGAGCGAGGTCACGCCCGTGTCGTAGGTGAAGAGCTTTTCCTTCGTCGTCACGTCCCAGATGCACACCGCGCCGTCGCGCTCGCACGTGGACATGTAGTCAACGCCGCCGCACGCGATCCACTTGCCGTTCGGGTGGAACGCCACTGTCTCCAGGGTACAGGCGTCGGCGGCCTCGACGATAATCATGTCCGGCTGGCCGGTCGCACACGTCCACAGCCACACGAGGCCGTCGGCCGGGCTGGTGTGCGCCAGAACCTTGGAGTCCGGGCTGAACGTGACGAACCCGATCGGCGGCTTGGTCGCTTCGAGCGACGCGGCGAGGTGCCCGTCGGCCGCGTCCCACAACTGCGTGAAGTAGTCCGTGCCCCCGACGCCGAGCCACTTCCCGTCCGGGCTGGCCGCGACCGAGAACGCCGAGCACAGGTTCGTCGGGGCGACCTCGTCGCCGCTCTCGACGTCCCACACGCGCACGTTCGCCGCCCCCGAACTCGCCAACCGCATCGGCGAACCCGGGATGACCGCGATCGCGTGCCGGCCGCGCGGGTTCGGCCCGGCGATGAGCTTACCGTCGCGCATGTCCCACACGTGAACGACCCGGTCCGCGCCGGCGCTGGCGAGCTTCGTCCCGTCGGGGCTGAACGCGAGGCAGCGGATCTCGTCGTTGTGCCCGCGGAGCACCGGACCGCGGACCGCGGTGACCGCGTCGAGCCACAGGTGAATGTCGAAGTCCGAATCGGCGCACGCGAGGTACTTCCCGTCCGGGCTGAACGCGGCCGTCACCACCTGGTCCGCGTGGCTGTTGAGCAGCATGAGCGGGTCCGCTTGCGGCGGGCGCCACACCCGGGCCGACGTGTCCCACCCGGCGGAAATCAGCAGCGTCGAGTCGGGGCTCCACGTGAGCGCCGGGATGCGGTCGGTGTGGCTCTTCAGTTCGGCCACGGGCTTGTGCGTTTCCGCGTCCCACACCCGCACGCTGAGGTCTTCGCCCGCGGTCGCGACGAACTCCCCGTTGGGCGAGAACGCGATCGCGGCGATCCCCTTCCGCGGGTGCGCGGCGATCTCCCCCACGAACTTGTACGCGGCGGTGTCCCAGAACCGGAGCTTGCCGTCGTCGTGCCCGCTCACGACGGTGGTCCCGTCGGCGCTGAACGCGATCGCGGTGACCCAGGACTGTTGCTCGCTCGGTTGCTCGATGCGGCGCAGGAGCTGGCCGGTCTTCACGTCCCACAGCAGGAGGTCGTCGTTCCCGCTGGCGAGCACCTTCGCCCCGGCGCTGAAGCACCACAGCGTTTCGAGGTCGCTCAGGAAGTGCCGCGCGAGCTGCGTGCCGTCCTGTGCCCAGTGGCGGAGTACGCCGGCTTCGTCGATCGAGAACAGTGAACCGTCCGCGGAGAACGCGATCGCGGCGATGTCGCCGTCGGTATGGAACCGCGGTTCGCCGAAGACACGCTTCACCAGCGGGGACGGGCGAACGGGGGTCGTATCTTCAACGTGCGTGGTAACGGGTGTGGACATGAAACCCCTTCGTCTGAGCAGCCCAGGTTCCGGGTGAGCGGTGATTGGGGCGGAACCGGTGCATCGAGTGTAGAACAGCGTTTTCGTTCTGGCGAGAAAATCGGGTGCAACAGTCGGAAAAATCGGCGGATCGCACAAATTTGGCGTCGCGCGAATTCTTCCCGCGTCTGAACATTGTGTGGGACAAGGTTTTAGAAACAAGCCAGTTTAGCGCAGTGATTGACAGATTTTTTGGGAGTTCTTGAATATTTCGTGTGGATCACTGTGCCAACAGGTGTGGAATCCCAAAAGCACAACCAATCAACGGGTAAAACACTCCGGCCGTTTGCAGAAGACGGTTGGGTGATTATTGTCCCAGAAGGTAGCCACCGTCAACTCAAACGTCCATGAAACCGAGAAATGAATCGGCTCGTCGGGCGATTACATAACGGAGTATCTGCGCGGCGCGTCTGATAACAACACGTTGTTCATCAGCTACGGACCAGTGAACACAACTCTTGGCCCCAGAGGGCGCGGTATGTGGACGACGCAACGTACCGAGCTGGCCACCGGCCTTCACTTCACGGTCCAACGAGACGACCAACCCGCTACCTTCGCCGAAGTCCTTCGGGCGCTCCGAACTGACACCGAATTCCGTTCCTGGCTGAACGCGCTCCTCGCCGAGGCGCCCTTCACTGCGTTCCGATGGGAAACGCCCGCGGTCACTTCCGCAACTGCGCCGCAAGTGTTCGAGTTCGTTGTGTTGGACGCTCCGCACCTCACCCGCGCTCCCAATCCGGACGCTTTTGAGGAGCACTTTCACCACTCCCCCGACGCGGAAGTGCTCGATTTCCCGAACCTCAGCGGCGACGCGGTCCTGGTCGTCCCGCGCCCGATCGCGGGGCCGTCCGCATACGCGCACCTCGCGGCGTTCGTGCGGAATGCTCCGGAATCTCAGCGCGACGCGCTGTGGGCGCGGGTCGGCGAAGCGATGGCTCAGCGCCTCGGCGCGGCCCCTGTGTGGCTCAGCACGGCTGGCGCCGGCGTACCGTGGCTCCACGTGCGGCTGGACAACAGCCCCAAATACTACGGGCACGTAACGTACCGGCGCCCCGCGAAGTGATTCCGCGCCGGCGCGTAACGCCCGGCCACATCCTTTGGGCGCCCGCCTTGATTAAGCTCGTACCGGCGTCTAGAATTCCGCAGGCTTCCACGCTCCTCTCCCCCGCTTCCGCAGGGGCTTCCCGTCCGAGACGGTCGAACGCAACGGGTCAACACCGAACGGCCATCGGCCCTTCCTTGATGAAACCTTTTGCTGGTTCCCGCCTCAAAAGGAATATGATGGGCTGGAGCCGAACACGGTCTGCC
This region of Gemmata massiliana genomic DNA includes:
- a CDS encoding WD40 repeat domain-containing protein, with translation MSTPVTTHVEDTTPVRPSPLVKRVFGEPRFHTDGDIAAIAFSADGSLFSIDEAGVLRHWAQDGTQLARHFLSDLETLWCFSAGAKVLASGNDDLLLWDVKTGQLLRRIEQPSEQQSWVTAIAFSADGTTVVSGHDDGKLRFWDTAAYKFVGEIAAHPRKGIAAIAFSPNGEFVATAGEDLSVRVWDAETHKPVAELKSHTDRIPALTWSPDSTLLISAGWDTSARVWRPPQADPLMLLNSHADQVVTAAFSPDGKYLACADSDFDIHLWLDAVTAVRGPVLRGHNDEIRCLAFSPDGTKLASAGADRVVHVWDMRDGKLIAGPNPRGRHAIAVIPGSPMRLASSGAANVRVWDVESGDEVAPTNLCSAFSVAASPDGKWLGVGGTDYFTQLWDAADGHLAASLEATKPPIGFVTFSPDSKVLAHTSPADGLVWLWTCATGQPDMIIVEAADACTLETVAFHPNGKWIACGGVDYMSTCERDGAVCIWDVTTKEKLFTYDTGVTSLAFDPQGKYLAGAGLDDAVYVWDAETQHTVFVFGGHQQNINVVVFDPTGSYLLSGGDDGTVRAWDVLSGRHLVARAFDCPVQSLAFSPDGKYLFCGNSNTTCYQVEFKKFLEE
- a CDS encoding DUF6940 family protein, with the translated sequence MWTTQRTELATGLHFTVQRDDQPATFAEVLRALRTDTEFRSWLNALLAEAPFTAFRWETPAVTSATAPQVFEFVVLDAPHLTRAPNPDAFEEHFHHSPDAEVLDFPNLSGDAVLVVPRPIAGPSAYAHLAAFVRNAPESQRDALWARVGEAMAQRLGAAPVWLSTAGAGVPWLHVRLDNSPKYYGHVTYRRPAK